From a region of the Sander lucioperca isolate FBNREF2018 chromosome 8, SLUC_FBN_1.2, whole genome shotgun sequence genome:
- the LOC116049715 gene encoding CASP8 and FADD-like apoptosis regulator isoform X2, whose amino-acid sequence MALSDQLQAINQTAEALSSCERRRLFYLCEMLDTDTSEACMKDMLKVLCDERGNLFLTELMLQLKRFDILRKVYKTNRDEAEKTLKDKQVLPRFRVLMANINDDMANEDLNRVKFLLSSTLSHEQMEKAKSFLDVIIELEKLDIVSPERVDCIEECLRNIGRVDLAKKVTAYKMSDVTSEGHLSEQQMHRAPCPVPTPNSSPQQTRQAQPLHIENVPLPIYREQNCQSQLDCYKFNTNPRGVCVIIDCVGNDGDMLEHTFKNLHFNVILYKLLSVDETILALRGILRQRENLEGDGFVCCIISRGTANYLLGTDLYAADLHLDNVRSLFTADVCPMLAGKPKLFFIQRYNVSEFTQSARTEHRDEYLETDGCDERSRCVIPTDADVFWSHCWTDDCQLEQGHHRSIYLKALTDALHKGQKRKTHLVDVHTEVNGAIYEHNKRNPGAKYNMDLKYTLRKNLYLQ is encoded by the exons ATGGCTCTTTCGGACCAGCTTCAGGCCATTAATCAAACAGCGGAGGCTCTCAGCAGCTGTGAACGCAGGAGGCTCTTCTACCTGTGTGAAATGTTGGACACGGACACCAGTGAGGCTTGCATGAAGGATATGCTGAAAGTGTTGTGTGATGAGCGAGGTAACCTGTTTCTGACAGAGCTGATGTTGCAGTTAAAACGTTTTGATATCCTGAGGAAGGTGTACAAAACCAACAGAGATGAGGCGGAGAAGACTCTGAAAGACAAGCAGGTTCTGCCAAGATTCAG AGTATTGATGGCTAATATAAATGATGATATGGCCAATGAGGATCTGAACCGTGTGAAATTCTTGTTAAGCAGCACGTTGTCCCATGAGCAGATGGAAAAagcaaag AGTTTCTTGGATGTGATCATTGAACTTGAGAAGCTGGATATAGTTTCACCTGAAAGAGTTGACTGTATAGAGGAATGTTTGAGAAACATTGGCAGGGTTGACCTTGCCAAAAAAGTGACTGCATACAAGATGTCAG ATGTGACATCTGAAGGACATTTATCTGAACAGCAAATGCACAGAGCTCCT TGTCCAGTCCCCACTCCAAATAGTTCTCCACAGCAAACAAGACAAGCACAGCCCCTCCACATTG AAAATGTACCACTGCCTATATACAGAGAGCAGAACTGTCAG AGTCAACTAGATTGTTACAAATTTAACACAAATCCTAGAGGAGTTTGTGTTATCATAGACTGCGTGGGTAATGACGGAG ACATGTTGGAACATACATTTAAGAATCTTCACTTCAACGTGATCCTCTACAAGTTGCTGAGTGTGGATGAAACTATTTTAGCTCTCAGAGGAATATTGAGACAAAGAGAGAACCTTGAAGGTGACGGCTTTGTCTGTTGCATCATTAGCCGCGGTACGGCAAACTATCTCCTGGGTACCGACTTGTACGCTGCAGATCTACATTTGGACAATGTCAGAAGTCTTTTCACTGCTGATGTGTGCCCCATGCTGGCTGGCAAGCCCAAACTCTTCTTCATCCAGAGGTACAATGTCTCTGAGTTTACTCAAAGTGCCAGGACAGAGCACCGGGATGAGTATCTGGAGACAGATGGGTGTGATGAGCGGTCCAGATGTGTCATTCCTACAGATGCAGATGTGTTCTGGAGTCACTGCTGGACGGATGACTGTCAACTGGAGCAAGGACACCATCGCTCCATTTACCTGAAGGCTCTGACGGATGCATTACACAAAGGTCAAAAGAG gaaaacacatcttgttgaTGTTCATACCGAAGTGAATGGGGCCATCTATGAACATAACAAGAGGAATCCTGGAGCAAAGTACAACATGGATCTGAAATATACTTTAAGGAAAAATCTTTACTTACAATAG
- the LOC116049715 gene encoding CASP8 and FADD-like apoptosis regulator isoform X1: MALSDQLQAINQTAEALSSCERRRLFYLCEMLDTDTSEACMKDMLKVLCDERGNLFLTELMLQLKRFDILRKVYKTNRDEAEKTLKDKQVLPRFRVLMANINDDMANEDLNRVKFLLSSTLSHEQMEKAKSFLDVIIELEKLDIVSPERVDCIEECLRNIGRVDLAKKVTAYKMSDVTSEGHLSEQQMHRAPCPVPTPNSSPQQTRQAQPLHIATENVPLPIYREQNCQSQLDCYKFNTNPRGVCVIIDCVGNDGDMLEHTFKNLHFNVILYKLLSVDETILALRGILRQRENLEGDGFVCCIISRGTANYLLGTDLYAADLHLDNVRSLFTADVCPMLAGKPKLFFIQRYNVSEFTQSARTEHRDEYLETDGCDERSRCVIPTDADVFWSHCWTDDCQLEQGHHRSIYLKALTDALHKGQKRKTHLVDVHTEVNGAIYEHNKRNPGAKYNMDLKYTLRKNLYLQ; the protein is encoded by the exons ATGGCTCTTTCGGACCAGCTTCAGGCCATTAATCAAACAGCGGAGGCTCTCAGCAGCTGTGAACGCAGGAGGCTCTTCTACCTGTGTGAAATGTTGGACACGGACACCAGTGAGGCTTGCATGAAGGATATGCTGAAAGTGTTGTGTGATGAGCGAGGTAACCTGTTTCTGACAGAGCTGATGTTGCAGTTAAAACGTTTTGATATCCTGAGGAAGGTGTACAAAACCAACAGAGATGAGGCGGAGAAGACTCTGAAAGACAAGCAGGTTCTGCCAAGATTCAG AGTATTGATGGCTAATATAAATGATGATATGGCCAATGAGGATCTGAACCGTGTGAAATTCTTGTTAAGCAGCACGTTGTCCCATGAGCAGATGGAAAAagcaaag AGTTTCTTGGATGTGATCATTGAACTTGAGAAGCTGGATATAGTTTCACCTGAAAGAGTTGACTGTATAGAGGAATGTTTGAGAAACATTGGCAGGGTTGACCTTGCCAAAAAAGTGACTGCATACAAGATGTCAG ATGTGACATCTGAAGGACATTTATCTGAACAGCAAATGCACAGAGCTCCT TGTCCAGTCCCCACTCCAAATAGTTCTCCACAGCAAACAAGACAAGCACAGCCCCTCCACATTG CCACAGAAAATGTACCACTGCCTATATACAGAGAGCAGAACTGTCAG AGTCAACTAGATTGTTACAAATTTAACACAAATCCTAGAGGAGTTTGTGTTATCATAGACTGCGTGGGTAATGACGGAG ACATGTTGGAACATACATTTAAGAATCTTCACTTCAACGTGATCCTCTACAAGTTGCTGAGTGTGGATGAAACTATTTTAGCTCTCAGAGGAATATTGAGACAAAGAGAGAACCTTGAAGGTGACGGCTTTGTCTGTTGCATCATTAGCCGCGGTACGGCAAACTATCTCCTGGGTACCGACTTGTACGCTGCAGATCTACATTTGGACAATGTCAGAAGTCTTTTCACTGCTGATGTGTGCCCCATGCTGGCTGGCAAGCCCAAACTCTTCTTCATCCAGAGGTACAATGTCTCTGAGTTTACTCAAAGTGCCAGGACAGAGCACCGGGATGAGTATCTGGAGACAGATGGGTGTGATGAGCGGTCCAGATGTGTCATTCCTACAGATGCAGATGTGTTCTGGAGTCACTGCTGGACGGATGACTGTCAACTGGAGCAAGGACACCATCGCTCCATTTACCTGAAGGCTCTGACGGATGCATTACACAAAGGTCAAAAGAG gaaaacacatcttgttgaTGTTCATACCGAAGTGAATGGGGCCATCTATGAACATAACAAGAGGAATCCTGGAGCAAAGTACAACATGGATCTGAAATATACTTTAAGGAAAAATCTTTACTTACAATAG
- the LOC116049715 gene encoding CASP8 and FADD-like apoptosis regulator isoform X3 → MALSDQLQAINQTAEALSSCERRRLFYLCEMLDTDTSEACMKDMLKVLCDERGNLFLTELMLQLKRFDILRKVYKTNRDEAEKTLKDKQVLPRFRVLMANINDDMANEDLNRVKFLLSSTLSHEQMEKAKSFLDVIIELEKLDIVSPERVDCIEECLRNIGRVDLAKKVTAYKMSDVTSEGHLSEQQMHRAPCPVPTPNSSPQQTRQAQPLHIATENVPLPIYREQNCQSQLDCYKFNTNPRGVCVIIDCVGNDGDMLEHTFKNLHFNVILYKLLSVDETILALRGILRQRENLEGDGFVCCIISRGTANYLLGTDLYAADLHLDNVRSLFTADVCPMLAGKPKLFFIQRYNVSGDEYLETDGCDERSRCVIPTDADVFWSHCWTDDCQLEQGHHRSIYLKALTDALHKGQKRKTHLVDVHTEVNGAIYEHNKRNPGAKYNMDLKYTLRKNLYLQ, encoded by the exons ATGGCTCTTTCGGACCAGCTTCAGGCCATTAATCAAACAGCGGAGGCTCTCAGCAGCTGTGAACGCAGGAGGCTCTTCTACCTGTGTGAAATGTTGGACACGGACACCAGTGAGGCTTGCATGAAGGATATGCTGAAAGTGTTGTGTGATGAGCGAGGTAACCTGTTTCTGACAGAGCTGATGTTGCAGTTAAAACGTTTTGATATCCTGAGGAAGGTGTACAAAACCAACAGAGATGAGGCGGAGAAGACTCTGAAAGACAAGCAGGTTCTGCCAAGATTCAG AGTATTGATGGCTAATATAAATGATGATATGGCCAATGAGGATCTGAACCGTGTGAAATTCTTGTTAAGCAGCACGTTGTCCCATGAGCAGATGGAAAAagcaaag AGTTTCTTGGATGTGATCATTGAACTTGAGAAGCTGGATATAGTTTCACCTGAAAGAGTTGACTGTATAGAGGAATGTTTGAGAAACATTGGCAGGGTTGACCTTGCCAAAAAAGTGACTGCATACAAGATGTCAG ATGTGACATCTGAAGGACATTTATCTGAACAGCAAATGCACAGAGCTCCT TGTCCAGTCCCCACTCCAAATAGTTCTCCACAGCAAACAAGACAAGCACAGCCCCTCCACATTG CCACAGAAAATGTACCACTGCCTATATACAGAGAGCAGAACTGTCAG AGTCAACTAGATTGTTACAAATTTAACACAAATCCTAGAGGAGTTTGTGTTATCATAGACTGCGTGGGTAATGACGGAG ACATGTTGGAACATACATTTAAGAATCTTCACTTCAACGTGATCCTCTACAAGTTGCTGAGTGTGGATGAAACTATTTTAGCTCTCAGAGGAATATTGAGACAAAGAGAGAACCTTGAAGGTGACGGCTTTGTCTGTTGCATCATTAGCCGCGGTACGGCAAACTATCTCCTGGGTACCGACTTGTACGCTGCAGATCTACATTTGGACAATGTCAGAAGTCTTTTCACTGCTGATGTGTGCCCCATGCTGGCTGGCAAGCCCAAACTCTTCTTCATCCAGAGGTACAATGTCTCTG GGGATGAGTATCTGGAGACAGATGGGTGTGATGAGCGGTCCAGATGTGTCATTCCTACAGATGCAGATGTGTTCTGGAGTCACTGCTGGACGGATGACTGTCAACTGGAGCAAGGACACCATCGCTCCATTTACCTGAAGGCTCTGACGGATGCATTACACAAAGGTCAAAAGAG gaaaacacatcttgttgaTGTTCATACCGAAGTGAATGGGGCCATCTATGAACATAACAAGAGGAATCCTGGAGCAAAGTACAACATGGATCTGAAATATACTTTAAGGAAAAATCTTTACTTACAATAG
- the LOC116049715 gene encoding CASP8 and FADD-like apoptosis regulator isoform X4 gives MALSDQLQAINQTAEALSSCERRRLFYLCEMLDTDTSEACMKDMLKVLCDERGNLFLTELMLQLKRFDILRKVYKTNRDEAEKTLKDKQVLPRFSTLSHEQMEKAKSFLDVIIELEKLDIVSPERVDCIEECLRNIGRVDLAKKVTAYKMSDVTSEGHLSEQQMHRAPCPVPTPNSSPQQTRQAQPLHIATENVPLPIYREQNCQSQLDCYKFNTNPRGVCVIIDCVGNDGDMLEHTFKNLHFNVILYKLLSVDETILALRGILRQRENLEGDGFVCCIISRGTANYLLGTDLYAADLHLDNVRSLFTADVCPMLAGKPKLFFIQRYNVSEFTQSARTEHRDEYLETDGCDERSRCVIPTDADVFWSHCWTDDCQLEQGHHRSIYLKALTDALHKGQKRKTHLVDVHTEVNGAIYEHNKRNPGAKYNMDLKYTLRKNLYLQ, from the exons ATGGCTCTTTCGGACCAGCTTCAGGCCATTAATCAAACAGCGGAGGCTCTCAGCAGCTGTGAACGCAGGAGGCTCTTCTACCTGTGTGAAATGTTGGACACGGACACCAGTGAGGCTTGCATGAAGGATATGCTGAAAGTGTTGTGTGATGAGCGAGGTAACCTGTTTCTGACAGAGCTGATGTTGCAGTTAAAACGTTTTGATATCCTGAGGAAGGTGTACAAAACCAACAGAGATGAGGCGGAGAAGACTCTGAAAGACAAGCAGGTTCTGCCAAGATTCAG CACGTTGTCCCATGAGCAGATGGAAAAagcaaag AGTTTCTTGGATGTGATCATTGAACTTGAGAAGCTGGATATAGTTTCACCTGAAAGAGTTGACTGTATAGAGGAATGTTTGAGAAACATTGGCAGGGTTGACCTTGCCAAAAAAGTGACTGCATACAAGATGTCAG ATGTGACATCTGAAGGACATTTATCTGAACAGCAAATGCACAGAGCTCCT TGTCCAGTCCCCACTCCAAATAGTTCTCCACAGCAAACAAGACAAGCACAGCCCCTCCACATTG CCACAGAAAATGTACCACTGCCTATATACAGAGAGCAGAACTGTCAG AGTCAACTAGATTGTTACAAATTTAACACAAATCCTAGAGGAGTTTGTGTTATCATAGACTGCGTGGGTAATGACGGAG ACATGTTGGAACATACATTTAAGAATCTTCACTTCAACGTGATCCTCTACAAGTTGCTGAGTGTGGATGAAACTATTTTAGCTCTCAGAGGAATATTGAGACAAAGAGAGAACCTTGAAGGTGACGGCTTTGTCTGTTGCATCATTAGCCGCGGTACGGCAAACTATCTCCTGGGTACCGACTTGTACGCTGCAGATCTACATTTGGACAATGTCAGAAGTCTTTTCACTGCTGATGTGTGCCCCATGCTGGCTGGCAAGCCCAAACTCTTCTTCATCCAGAGGTACAATGTCTCTGAGTTTACTCAAAGTGCCAGGACAGAGCACCGGGATGAGTATCTGGAGACAGATGGGTGTGATGAGCGGTCCAGATGTGTCATTCCTACAGATGCAGATGTGTTCTGGAGTCACTGCTGGACGGATGACTGTCAACTGGAGCAAGGACACCATCGCTCCATTTACCTGAAGGCTCTGACGGATGCATTACACAAAGGTCAAAAGAG gaaaacacatcttgttgaTGTTCATACCGAAGTGAATGGGGCCATCTATGAACATAACAAGAGGAATCCTGGAGCAAAGTACAACATGGATCTGAAATATACTTTAAGGAAAAATCTTTACTTACAATAG